The following are from one region of the Halomonas qaidamensis genome:
- the miaB gene encoding tRNA (N6-isopentenyl adenosine(37)-C2)-methylthiotransferase MiaB — MAKKLFIKTHGCQMNEYDSSRMADLLGESHQLELTDNEKEADVILLNTCSIREKAQDKVFHQLGRWKKLKDANPDLVIGVGGCVASQEGEALRKRAPFVDMIFGPQTLHRVPKMLDARNNNQIAAVDVTFPEIEKFDHLPQPKSDGATAFVSVMEGCSKYCTFCVVPYTRGEEVSRPFESVIDEVIHLADQGVREINLLGQNVNAYRGENDDGDEIDLAELIACVAAVDGIDRVRFTTSHPVEFTDSLVDAFADIPELVSHLHLPVQSGSDRILSAMKRGHTAEEYIEKMERIRANRPDISFSSDFIIGFPGETEEDFEATMDLIHRIGFDHSFSFVYSARPGTPASGLPDETPESVKKQRLAILQERILQQAAQISRRMVGTTQRVLVSGFSPRDPGQLSGRTENNRVVNFRAANPTELIGYFVDVEITEALPNSLRGELASPERY, encoded by the coding sequence ATGGCGAAGAAGCTCTTTATCAAAACGCACGGCTGCCAAATGAACGAGTACGACTCCTCGCGTATGGCAGATCTGCTCGGCGAATCTCACCAGCTGGAATTGACTGATAACGAAAAAGAAGCTGACGTTATCTTGTTAAATACTTGTTCTATTCGCGAAAAAGCGCAGGACAAGGTATTTCATCAATTGGGTCGCTGGAAAAAGCTCAAAGACGCCAATCCAGACCTCGTGATTGGTGTTGGCGGCTGTGTAGCAAGCCAAGAAGGTGAAGCGCTACGTAAGCGCGCGCCTTTTGTCGATATGATTTTTGGCCCACAAACGCTTCACCGCGTGCCAAAAATGTTGGACGCACGCAATAACAATCAGATTGCTGCGGTCGATGTCACTTTTCCAGAAATCGAAAAGTTCGATCACCTGCCGCAGCCAAAATCTGATGGCGCAACCGCCTTCGTTTCTGTCATGGAAGGCTGCTCGAAATACTGCACATTCTGTGTCGTGCCTTATACCCGCGGTGAAGAAGTCTCCCGCCCCTTTGAATCAGTTATTGATGAAGTGATTCACTTGGCCGATCAAGGGGTGCGAGAAATTAACCTACTTGGTCAAAACGTGAACGCTTACCGTGGTGAAAACGACGATGGCGATGAGATCGACCTCGCAGAGCTGATCGCCTGCGTTGCCGCAGTGGATGGCATTGATCGCGTCAGGTTTACGACCTCTCATCCGGTCGAGTTCACCGATAGTCTCGTAGACGCCTTTGCCGATATCCCGGAGTTGGTGAGCCATTTACATCTACCGGTACAATCTGGCTCTGATCGTATTTTAAGTGCCATGAAGCGTGGCCATACCGCTGAAGAGTATATCGAGAAGATGGAGCGTATTCGTGCCAATCGCCCGGACATTAGCTTCTCTTCTGACTTTATCATCGGCTTCCCTGGCGAGACGGAAGAGGATTTCGAAGCAACGATGGACCTGATTCATCGCATTGGCTTTGATCACTCGTTCAGCTTTGTTTACTCGGCACGCCCAGGCACGCCAGCGTCTGGCCTACCGGACGAAACGCCAGAAAGTGTCAAAAAACAGCGGCTTGCCATTTTGCAGGAGCGAATTCTTCAACAAGCAGCGCAGATCAGCCGACGCATGGTAGGCACTACTCAGCGCGTTTTGGTATCCGGTTTCTCACCGAGAGACCCCGGCCAACTTTCAGGGCGCACCGAAAATAACCGTGTGGTTAACTTCCGTGCAGCCAACCCTACAGAGCTGATCGGCTACTTTGTTGACGTGGAGATCACCGAAGCGCTGCCCAACTCGTTGCGTGGCGAACTCGCTTCTCCCGAGCGTTATTAA
- a CDS encoding metalloregulator ArsR/SmtB family transcription factor: protein MGKAASLHALQVFKCLSDETRLMLVLLVAKEQSLCVCEMTYALEESQPKVSRHLAQLRQCGLLVDQREGQWVYYRLSPRLPGWAQAIIDAGAEGSATRLQALVLRLAKMGDRPARRAALC, encoded by the coding sequence GTGGGAAAAGCTGCCAGTTTGCATGCGCTACAGGTCTTTAAGTGTCTAAGCGACGAAACGCGTTTAATGCTGGTGCTCTTGGTTGCGAAAGAGCAATCGCTGTGTGTGTGCGAAATGACCTATGCGCTGGAAGAGTCGCAGCCTAAAGTATCGCGTCATTTAGCCCAGCTTCGCCAATGTGGGTTGCTTGTCGATCAGCGGGAAGGGCAGTGGGTTTACTATCGTTTGTCGCCTAGGCTGCCTGGGTGGGCGCAGGCTATTATTGACGCTGGTGCTGAAGGCAGTGCTACGCGCCTTCAGGCGTTAGTTCTGCGGCTAGCTAAAATGGGCGACCGACCGGCGCGGCGAGCTGCATTGTGCTAA
- a CDS encoding M18 family aminopeptidase, with translation MSEAFNADRVTRLCDFLHQSPTPWHATRCMAERLEQAGFMRLEETASWQLEPGKRYYVTRNDSSLIAFQLPAKTLTSLRMLGAHTDSPGLRLKPNATQYAAGWLQFGVQVYGGVLLAPWFDRDLGLAGRVHVRHADGRLESVLLNVNRPIAIVPSLAIHLDRDVNAGREINPQTQMSPVVMQSDSAQLSDVLAEWLEEQHGLRAVEVVDFELGFYDVQPPSLVGLRQELVASARLDNLLSCFVGLEALLACDASQGALLVANDHEEVGSASACGAQGPFLGDVLKRLNVQVGGATEESLIQLIQSSLMISCDNAHALHPNFQDKHDERHGPAINGGPVIKVNANQRYATNSVTGALFRDVCREAEVPVQSFVTRADMGCGSTIGPITATEVGVPTIDVGLPQWAMHSVRETAGTRDVDYLTRALTVFLNRAELR, from the coding sequence ATGTCCGAAGCTTTCAACGCGGATCGTGTAACGCGGCTATGTGATTTTCTGCACCAGTCGCCCACGCCATGGCATGCGACACGCTGCATGGCGGAGCGTTTGGAGCAGGCGGGCTTTATGCGCCTTGAAGAGACGGCAAGCTGGCAGCTTGAGCCAGGTAAGCGCTATTACGTGACACGCAATGATTCGTCACTCATTGCCTTTCAACTGCCGGCTAAAACGTTAACCAGCCTGCGTATGTTAGGTGCTCATACGGATAGCCCGGGGCTACGATTAAAGCCCAATGCTACTCAATACGCAGCAGGCTGGTTACAGTTTGGGGTGCAGGTGTATGGGGGGGTGCTATTGGCCCCTTGGTTTGATCGTGACCTGGGATTGGCAGGTCGCGTGCATGTGCGCCATGCCGATGGTCGTTTAGAAAGCGTGCTACTAAACGTCAATCGGCCGATTGCTATAGTGCCTAGTCTGGCGATTCATCTAGACCGTGACGTGAATGCTGGTCGGGAGATTAACCCGCAAACGCAAATGTCGCCCGTCGTGATGCAGAGCGACAGTGCACAGCTAAGCGACGTGTTGGCTGAGTGGTTAGAAGAGCAGCACGGCTTGCGCGCTGTGGAGGTGGTCGACTTTGAGCTGGGATTTTACGATGTACAACCGCCATCGTTGGTAGGTCTACGTCAGGAGTTGGTTGCTAGTGCGCGGCTAGACAATCTGTTGTCATGCTTTGTCGGCCTTGAAGCACTGCTAGCCTGCGATGCGAGCCAAGGTGCCTTGCTAGTCGCCAATGATCATGAGGAAGTAGGTAGTGCCAGCGCCTGTGGTGCGCAGGGGCCATTTTTGGGCGATGTGCTGAAACGTTTGAATGTTCAGGTGGGTGGCGCTACTGAAGAGTCGCTGATTCAGTTGATTCAATCGTCGCTTATGATTTCCTGTGATAATGCTCACGCGTTACACCCTAATTTCCAGGATAAACACGATGAGCGTCATGGTCCTGCGATTAATGGTGGCCCGGTTATTAAGGTGAATGCCAATCAGCGCTATGCCACTAATAGTGTGACGGGGGCGCTGTTTCGAGATGTATGCCGCGAGGCAGAGGTTCCCGTGCAGTCGTTTGTTACTCGTGCAGACATGGGCTGTGGTAGCACTATTGGGCCGATTACTGCTACTGAGGTGGGCGTGCCGACAATTGATGTGGGCCTCCCTCAGTGGGCAATGCATTCTGTGCGTGAAACAGCAGGTACCCGAGACGTGGATTATTTGACTCGGGCGTTGACGGTGTTTTTGAACCGTGCTGAGTTGCGCTGA
- a CDS encoding carboxy terminal-processing peptidase, protein MSLFATLSRSVAFAVMLAVASPAALAQLEPTDEQRQAAVEIADSLRYGHYADINFDEQWSAEAFQRYLDILDGQRSYLLHRDIEPYRHLERDMAQALFDGDLDDAFALYNRLSERHTARLEWLLERLDEGLSFEFDSDERLEVDREEAPWATRESELDELWRKRLKNDALTLALTDQDDEQIEDNLRQRYEGQLSRLRQSESEDVFGLIMAAVSSTIDPHTGYLSPRQSESFDIQMSLSLEGIGALLQADSEYVKVSSLVPGGPADRAGVLEPADRIIAVGQEDGEMVNVVGMRLDNVVDLIRGPKGSVVRLDVVPAQAVDMTRSQIVEITRDTVSLEDQAASSEVINIERDGKPHRIGVIDIPTFYVDFDAWQAGEDEYRSTTRDVAREIENLKKEGVEGIVLDLRNNGGGALQEANSLIGLFIDRGPTVQVRDAQGRIQLYGDTEAGTVYDGPLTVLVNRLSASASEIFAGAIQDYGRGIVVGTPTFGKGTVQTLNDLSHGQIKLTRAKFYRISGDSTQNRGVEPDIIFPSLIDPERIGESSLDNALAWDTVQNVQYRRYGSPENALAALSSQHEERAKENPNFRYLERQSALARQLREQHTSVSLNRDQRQRELEAQEAEQLSLENQRRRALNLPELEEWMDARGDNSQSEGSEADEANEDDKEEDMPADRAHVLEAAEILLDYAHLQGTQRMAKR, encoded by the coding sequence ATGAGCTTGTTTGCAACGCTTTCGCGCTCGGTCGCCTTTGCTGTGATGCTGGCAGTTGCCAGCCCAGCAGCGCTGGCGCAACTTGAGCCGACCGACGAACAACGCCAAGCGGCAGTGGAAATAGCTGATTCACTTCGCTACGGGCATTATGCCGATATTAACTTCGACGAGCAGTGGTCAGCGGAAGCTTTCCAACGCTATCTAGATATTCTGGACGGCCAGCGCTCCTACCTATTGCACCGCGATATAGAGCCTTATCGCCATTTAGAGCGCGATATGGCGCAAGCGCTGTTCGATGGCGACCTTGACGATGCGTTTGCACTTTATAATCGCCTAAGCGAACGCCATACCGCACGCCTTGAGTGGTTACTAGAACGTCTTGATGAAGGACTTTCATTCGAGTTCGATAGCGACGAACGCTTAGAGGTCGATCGCGAAGAGGCCCCATGGGCAACTCGGGAAAGTGAATTGGACGAACTGTGGCGCAAACGGCTTAAAAACGATGCGCTAACACTTGCCCTGACTGACCAAGATGACGAGCAGATCGAAGACAATCTGCGCCAGCGCTACGAAGGTCAACTTTCCCGTCTGCGCCAATCAGAGTCTGAAGACGTGTTCGGACTAATTATGGCAGCCGTCTCTAGCACTATCGACCCTCACACTGGCTACCTCTCCCCTCGCCAAAGTGAATCATTTGATATTCAAATGAGCCTTTCACTTGAGGGTATCGGCGCACTGCTTCAAGCCGACAGTGAGTACGTCAAAGTTTCTAGCTTAGTTCCCGGCGGGCCAGCTGACCGTGCCGGCGTGCTTGAACCTGCCGATCGCATTATCGCTGTAGGCCAAGAAGACGGTGAAATGGTCAACGTAGTAGGAATGCGCCTAGACAACGTCGTTGACCTGATTCGCGGCCCGAAAGGCTCTGTTGTTCGCCTAGATGTGGTGCCGGCTCAAGCTGTAGACATGACTCGCTCACAAATCGTCGAGATAACCCGCGATACGGTTAGTCTAGAAGATCAGGCAGCCAGCAGCGAGGTGATTAATATTGAGCGAGACGGAAAACCTCATCGTATCGGGGTGATTGATATTCCAACGTTTTACGTTGACTTCGATGCCTGGCAGGCAGGCGAAGATGAGTACCGCAGCACCACCCGAGATGTTGCTAGAGAAATTGAAAATCTCAAGAAAGAAGGCGTGGAAGGTATCGTTCTGGATCTACGCAACAATGGTGGTGGCGCACTGCAAGAAGCCAATTCACTCATCGGCCTATTTATTGATCGCGGCCCCACCGTCCAGGTTCGCGACGCCCAAGGGCGCATCCAGCTCTATGGCGACACTGAAGCAGGCACAGTTTATGATGGGCCACTGACCGTACTGGTCAACCGCCTCTCTGCCTCAGCATCAGAAATCTTTGCAGGCGCTATTCAAGACTATGGCCGCGGCATTGTGGTTGGCACCCCTACCTTTGGCAAAGGCACCGTGCAAACGCTGAACGATCTTAGCCATGGTCAAATCAAACTGACCCGCGCTAAGTTCTACCGTATTTCGGGTGACAGCACCCAAAACCGCGGCGTTGAGCCAGATATTATTTTCCCTAGCCTGATCGACCCTGAACGCATCGGCGAAAGCAGCCTCGATAACGCCCTTGCTTGGGACACCGTGCAGAACGTTCAGTACCGCCGCTATGGCTCTCCTGAGAACGCGCTAGCCGCACTCTCCTCCCAACACGAAGAGCGCGCCAAGGAGAACCCTAACTTTCGCTACCTAGAGCGCCAGTCTGCCTTAGCCCGACAGCTACGCGAACAGCACACCAGCGTTAGCTTGAACCGCGATCAGCGTCAACGAGAGCTGGAAGCTCAAGAAGCAGAGCAGCTTTCTCTCGAAAACCAACGCCGCCGCGCTTTAAACTTACCTGAGCTAGAAGAGTGGATGGATGCCCGCGGCGATAACTCTCAGTCCGAGGGTAGCGAAGCAGACGAGGCTAACGAAGATGATAAAGAGGAAGATATGCCAGCTGATCGCGCCCATGTGCTAGAAGCTGCTGAAATCTTACTCGACTATGCCCATCTTCAAGGCACACAGCGGATGGCTAAACGTTAA
- the pth gene encoding aminoacyl-tRNA hydrolase: MSQVTAIIGLGNPGAEYDATRHNAGFWLVDAIARSAHTELRPEKKFLGLYAKARVGDHELHLLNPTTFMNRSGAAVAALTQFFKLTPDNLLVAHDELDLPPGQARYKTGGGHGGHNGLRDIISALGNQKQFHRARIGIGHPGEAHQVVNYVLGRPGKAEREAIESALDECQATLPLVLSGDWAKAMNRLHSVK, translated from the coding sequence ATGAGCCAGGTAACGGCCATTATTGGCCTGGGCAACCCCGGTGCAGAATACGATGCAACTCGCCATAATGCAGGCTTCTGGCTGGTAGATGCTATTGCACGCAGCGCACATACAGAGCTTCGTCCGGAAAAGAAGTTTTTGGGCCTATACGCCAAAGCGCGGGTTGGCGACCATGAACTGCACCTTCTCAACCCCACTACGTTTATGAATCGCAGCGGCGCTGCCGTCGCAGCGCTCACACAGTTTTTTAAACTAACGCCTGACAATTTACTGGTCGCTCATGATGAGCTAGACCTTCCGCCAGGACAGGCACGCTACAAGACCGGCGGTGGCCATGGCGGCCATAACGGCCTGCGAGACATTATTAGCGCGTTAGGCAACCAGAAACAGTTTCATCGGGCAAGAATTGGCATTGGCCACCCTGGTGAAGCACATCAGGTCGTTAACTATGTGCTTGGCCGACCCGGCAAAGCTGAACGGGAAGCCATTGAAAGCGCCTTGGATGAGTGTCAGGCCACGTTGCCACTTGTACTCTCTGGCGACTGGGCTAAAGCCATGAACCGCCTTCATAGCGTAAAATAG
- the ychF gene encoding redox-regulated ATPase YchF, with protein sequence MGFNCGIVGLPNVGKSTLFNALTKSGIDAENFPFCTIEPNVGIVPMPDPRLDKLAEIVKPQKVLPTTMEFVDIAGLVAGASKGEGLGNKFLANIRETQAIAHVVRCFDNDNVIHVANQVDPRADIETINLELALADLDTVEKASQRLVRSVKGGDKDATATKAILDRIQPHLAEGMPLRSFGLDEDEKRQIKSFGFLTLKPTMYIANVNEDGFENNPYLDIVNEIAAEEGAAVVPVCNQLEAEIAELDDEERSMFLAEMGMEEPGLDRVIRAGYALLGLQTYFTAGVKEVRAWTVKEGASAPEAAGVIHTDFQKGFIRAEVIAYEDFVSLNGEQGAKDAGKWRLEGKDYIVKDGDVIHFRFNV encoded by the coding sequence ATGGGTTTTAACTGCGGTATCGTCGGCCTACCTAATGTAGGCAAATCCACACTTTTTAATGCGCTAACAAAATCTGGTATTGATGCAGAAAACTTCCCGTTCTGCACCATTGAGCCGAATGTAGGCATTGTACCGATGCCTGACCCGCGTCTTGATAAACTTGCAGAGATTGTTAAGCCGCAAAAAGTGCTGCCGACAACAATGGAATTTGTCGATATCGCAGGCTTGGTTGCAGGCGCCTCCAAAGGCGAAGGTTTGGGCAACAAATTCTTGGCCAATATTCGCGAAACCCAGGCGATCGCCCATGTGGTGCGCTGCTTTGATAACGACAACGTAATCCACGTTGCCAACCAGGTAGACCCACGGGCGGATATTGAAACGATCAACCTGGAATTGGCGCTTGCCGACCTGGATACTGTCGAAAAGGCCAGCCAACGTCTTGTTCGCTCAGTGAAAGGCGGCGACAAAGACGCCACTGCTACCAAGGCAATTCTTGACCGTATCCAGCCACACCTCGCTGAAGGGATGCCGCTGCGCAGCTTTGGTCTTGATGAAGACGAGAAGCGCCAGATCAAGAGCTTCGGCTTCTTAACGCTCAAGCCCACCATGTACATTGCCAACGTTAATGAAGACGGCTTTGAAAACAACCCTTACCTGGACATCGTAAACGAGATTGCGGCAGAAGAAGGTGCCGCCGTCGTGCCGGTATGTAACCAGCTAGAAGCTGAAATTGCCGAGCTGGATGACGAAGAACGCAGCATGTTCCTCGCTGAAATGGGTATGGAAGAGCCAGGGCTTGATCGCGTCATTCGCGCAGGCTATGCCCTGCTTGGTCTACAGACATATTTCACCGCGGGTGTTAAAGAAGTCCGCGCTTGGACAGTAAAAGAAGGCGCCAGCGCACCAGAAGCGGCAGGCGTAATTCACACCGATTTCCAGAAAGGTTTTATCCGCGCCGAGGTGATTGCTTACGAAGACTTTGTCTCACTCAATGGCGAACAAGGGGCTAAAGACGCAGGCAAATGGCGCTTAGAAGGCAAGGATTACATCGTGAAAGATGGCGATGTTATCCACTTCCGTTTTAACGTCTGA